In Runella sp. SP2, the genomic window GAAGCATCAGTTAATGCCGCTTGCACCACTTGCCCCTTGCTCTCTTGCACTTTCAAGCGCAGGATGTTGCTGACTGGGTTGGGCATGACTGTGGCAAAGACGCCGTTATCAGTTATCGGTTGTCCGTTATCCGACCCTTGCTCTTTGCCTCTTGCCACTTCACTATCCGCTGCACGTGCTGCGCCTACGCCTACCCCATCTCTTGACTGGATACGGAACCAGTATTCTTGGTAGGCCAACACGTTGCCTTGAGGCTTGCGGGTGGATGGATAAATGCTGCCCCAGCCTTTTTGGTCCCAATAACGAATGCTCAATTTGTACAACCCTTTGGGTAAACCTGCATCGTACGAATTGCCACCTGCACCGTTGTCTTGGTAGAAGCCATAAGCAGGGTGATTTTGAGCGTACAACTCCGTCCAGCCCTCGCGGTTGGCGTACATGAAGTATGGTGCATTGTTCTCGTGCGTGTTGAATGAACGAATTACCCCCATTTCTGGCGTCGCCAACATGTCGAATGTCAATGAGCCGTCAGTGCTTAATCCGCAAGCTTCTACGTTGATTGTCCAGTAACGAGGAGCCATTTTGTTGGCATTCTCAACGTAGTATAAGGTTGGATTTACCTGCGTACTCTGCTCCAATTCGGGGCCACCGTCGCGGGTGATGAATTGGCTTGTCCACAACGACTTATCGTTGGCGGGTTTCACTGCCGATTTTGATTCGCCGATGTTAATCAACGTCACCACAAAAGCGTTCCAATAAATGTCCTTTTTCATACTTTCCACACTCTGACAACCACCTTCAAAAAGACACTTCGCCCAGTACGTTTGCTTGGTCACGTTGTTAAAAGCTACCTCAAAACTTGGCGCAGTGACACCCGTATTCCAAAACGTCTGACTTCCTGCGGGGCAATTGGCCGAAACCGTGACCGTTGTACCTGTGCAAACGATCTCTTGACTTGCCGTAATCACGGGCGCTACTTGCGTTGGTGTCAAAGTAAACGTTACGACATTACTTTTCTCACTCACGCAACCATTTTCCGTCTGGCAACGAGCGTAGTATGAAGTCGTTTGGCTGGGAACGGTGGCGGGAAGGCTTGGCAAAGCCACATTCGTGGTGGCATTGTACCAAACTGTCCGCAAGCTTCCACAAGTTGACTGTCCACTGAAACTTGCTGTTGCATCACAACTCGCTGTTGATGACAAAGATACCGTCGGTGCAGAAGGAATGGTCACCAATTTTAAGCGCATTACCCCTGATTCCGATTCCACACAAGATGGCGTTCCGTCCGATTTGCGGCAACGTACGCGGTAGTTGTGGAATTGATTGTCCACCAAACCAACTGGTACGCCCGCGCTGTATTCACCACCGTCAACCGAGTAAAGAACCACTTCTCCAGTTGAACAATTGGCATTAAATGTAAGAGGCATGTTCACCAAACTGCACACTTCCTTCGTCTCCCCTACGGCAACTGTTACTCCATCTACCATTAAAGACACATTTTGAGGAACGGAGGCGCGGTTATTAATCGTCAATTCTATCACGCCCGAGTAGGTCGAAGCGCAATTAGCATCACAGGCCGCTTGGTAGCGGTGGAGTTGGTTATTGGATGGTTGGGAAACTGGGGCTGTCGCCGACCAGTTGCTCCATGCGCCATTCCCTACTTGAACTCGCCAAACGGGCGAACCCACCACACACGAACCCGAAACCGTAAACTGCAAACCGTTAACTGGATTCGCATCCGTGTCGCACAAAACTTGAGAATTGCCTTCGTTTAGCGTTTGTTGAAGCGTAGTCAACGAAATCGTTGGCGGGCCTACCACTGCTACACTTCCTGTAACATTTGGCGAAACACAGCCCCCCGCATTGCTCACCGTCAGGGTGTAAGTAATCAAATTGCCCGTTGCTGGGCCACTCAAATTCACTACAATTGGCGTTGATGTGAGCAAACCATTAGTTACTGAAGTGATGCCTGTTCCCGTAATCGAATAGCTTATCGGGCTGCCCGTCGTACCCGTGTAAGGGATTGTGAAGGAAGTCGCTCCTGCACAAATAGGTGAGCTTGCTGCCGTTGTGATGCTTACATTGCTAGGTGGCGCAATAATATCCACATCCCCACTCGCCAACGATACGCAGCCCGCATCATTGGTCACCGTAAAGGTATATATTCCTGAGGACAAGCCTGAAACCGTCGTCGTTGCGCCCGTACCTGTACTAGTGACAGAACCAGGGTTACGCGTCAATGTCCATGTCCCACTCGATGGCAAACCACTCAACGCTACGCTCCCCGTGGCCAATGCGCAAGTCGGCTGCGTTATTGTACCTGTCACGGGCGCACTTGGCGTTGATGGCTGAGAATTAATCTCCACGTTCCCACTTGCTACCGATGTACAACCTGCATCATTCGTCACCGTGAAGGTGTACGTGCCTGAGGACAAGCCCGACACCGTCGTCGCCGAGCCACTGCCTGTACTAGTGACCGACCCAGGGTTACGCGTCAATGTCCATTGCCCACTCGATGGCAAACCACTCAACGCTACGCTCCCCGTAGCCAATGCACACGTCGGTTGCGTTATTGTACCTGCCACGGGCGCACTTGGCGTTAATGGCTGAGAATTAATCTCCACATTCCCACTCGCCAACGATACGCAGCCCGCATCATTGGTCACCGTAAACGTGTACGTACCTAAGACCAAGCCCGACACCGTCGTCGCCGAGCCACTGCCTGTACTAGTGACCGACCCAGGGTTACGCGTCAATGTCCATTGCCCACTCGATGGCAAACCACTCAACGCTACGCTCCCCGTAGCCAATGCACACGTCGGTTGCGTTATTGTACCTGCCACGGGCGCACTTGGCGTTAATGGCTGAGAATTAATCTCCACGTTCCCACTTGCTACCGATGTACAACCTGCATCATTGGTCACCGTGAAGGTGTACGTACCTGAGGACAAGCCCGACACCGTTGTCACCGAGCCACTGCCTGCGCTAGTGACCGACCCAGGGTTACGCGTCAATGTCCATTGACCACTCGATGGTAAACCGCTCAAGACCACACTTCCCGTCGGTGTCGAACACGTAGGTTGCGTTATTGTACCTACCACGGGCGCACTTGGCGTTGATGGCTGAGAATTAATCTCCACGTTCCCACTCGCCAACGATACGCAGCCCGCATCATTGGTCACCGTAAAGGTGTATATTCCTGAAGCTAAGCCTGAAACCGTCGTCGTTGCGCCCGTACCTGTACTAGTGACAGACCCAGGGTTACGCGTTAGCGTCCACTGACCACTCGATGGTAAACCACTCAGCGCTACGCTCCCCGTGGCCAATGCACAGGTCGGTTGCGTTATTGTACCTACCACGGGCGCATTTGGCGTTGATGGCTGAGAATTAATCTCCACGTTCCCACTTGCTAACGATGTACAACCTGCATCATTGGTCACCGTAAAGGTATATATTCCTGAAGCTAAGCCCGACACCGTCGTCGCCGAGCCACTGCCTGTGCTAGTGACCGACCCAGGGTTACGCGTCAATGTCCATGTCCCACTCGATGGTAAACCGCTCAAGACCACACTTCCCGTCGGCGTCGTACACGTCGGTTGCGTTATTGTACCTACCACGGGCGCACTTGGCGTTGATGGCTGAGAATTAATCTCCACATTCCCACTCACCAACGATACGCAGCCCGCATCATTTGTCACCGTGAAGGTGTACGTGCCTGAGGCCAAGCCTGAAACCGTCGTCGTTGCGCCCGTACCTGTGCTAGTCGCCGACCCAGGGTTACGCGTTAGCGTCCACTGACCACTCGATGGCAAACCGCTCAAGACCACACTTCCCGTCGGTGTCGAACACGTCGGTTGCGTTATTGTACCTACCACGGGCGCACTTGGCGTTGATGGCTGAGAATTAATCTCCACGTTCCCACTCGCCAACGATACGCAGCCCGCATCATTGGTCACCGTGAAGGTGTACGTGCCTGAGGCCAGGCCTGAAACCGTCGTCGCCGAGCCACTGCCTGTGCTAGTTATCGACCCAGGGTTACGCGTCAATGTCCATGTCCCACTCGATGGCAAACCACTCAACGCTACGCTCCCCGTGGCCAATGCACACGTCGGTTGCGTTATTGTACCTACTATCGGCGTGGCGGGACTGACGCAATCCACCGTTATCACTACGTCATTGTTATTAGTCCCTCCCGTGTAACTAATCCTCGCATTCAACCCTGAATTTAAAAAGTTTGACAGCGTTGCGCCTTGACTAAAATTGCTGAAGGTACTACTGATGGCGTCTGTACCATCATTGTCCACGATGACAAACGTCTCCCCTCCTACCAGCGTAGGCGTTCCGCTCAACACCAAGTTGGAACCCGACAAATTTACCCCACCTACTACTTTGAGTTGGCTGTAGGCACTGCCCGTACCGTTGATGGAAATGTTTAAATCGCCCCCTAACGTCAGCGTACTCGCCGTTACATCCGTTCCGTTGAAGGTCGGTTTGATGGCCGCAGGTGAGCTGCCTGGGTCTAACAGCAACGTGCCTCCTCCTGTATTGAAACCACCAAAGCTCACGTTTATATCGCCCCCACTAATCAGTTGTACGTTCGTAGATGCAGGACGAGTAACCCCTCCTGACGAGAAACTGATGGCCCCCGCAGTAGCATCCCCAATGATGAGCGTTCCCGTCGTCATTCGATCGAGCTCCGCATCGGACAAACTTAATGGACCACTCGTAGGGTCAGTAGAGGAACCGAGGTTAATTTGCATACCCGCAGTAAAGGGGCGAAGCCAGAGCGTAGAAACCGAATTGGTACTTAAAGAAGCCTGAATATTCATGCTGTTAGCAATGAGGCTCAGGTTACCGCCGTTAGTAGCTGTGCTAATCAAACCCAAGCCCGTTATATCAATTCCATAGCTATTAGCTCCACTCCCTCCCGTTCCTGTAACACTCACATTTCCTCCCGAGGAAGTAATCGAACTTGTGCCCGAAATAATCACCCCACTACAAAACTCTCCTCCTGAGGCTCCACCTTTGCCTACTACATTTACCGTATTGCCGTGGATTTGACCACCACCAGTTACAAAAACTCCAAGCTGATCACCTCCAGGGTTATTTCCCCCTGTGCCCTTCACTGTAACAGAACCATTACCCGTCGATTGAAGTAAACTACCAGTTCCAGAAATCAATACACCATAAAAAGTACCCGACGTGGCCGTGGATTGTTGATTGGCTTCTACCAATAAATTCCCATCGACCGTTTCTAAACTTCCACCCGTAAAAATTTGCACGTTTTTGCTCACTTTGACCGTGGCCGTTCCCGTACCCGTCAGTTTTACATTCGCATTCAAGGCGACCCTCACCGCATCAACCCCAGGATTCAAATCGTCGTTTTGTAAGTCCAAATCGAGGTTCGCGTTCGCCGCAAAGGTGATGTCTCCGTTGAAGATCACTTCGTCATCGCCCGTGCCGCCGTTGATGGTCAACGAAGGCAGATTCGCCGTAAATGTACCGACGTTGATGATGTCATTCCCTGCTGCGTTATTGACCGTAATGGAGCTTGCTCCAGCGAGGGCTACATCGGCAGGAAAACTGAGCGTAGTTCCCCCATTCAGGGAATAGGTACGTCCAGTCACATCAAAACGAATATTGGTGCTATTTTGAGAGACATTGAGCGTTTCGCCATTGCCTACTGCATCGGTAATGATAATGCCACCACCAGTTGTAGTGATGGTATAATCGGGATTACAGCCCTCGTCAGTAGAACCATTACAGTTGTTGTCGATACCGTCGCAGATTTCGGTAGTGCCGGGTCTGATTGCAGAATTGTTGTCGTTGCAGTCGCCCGAGGTAGCCAATAATTCAGTGGATACTTTATAGCCTAGCGGACGTAGACATTGCGTAATGGTAGCTGCACCTGTTTCAGCATAATTGTCATTGTCGGTATCTTTATACCATACCTGACCAGGTTTCTCCAAAGCATTATTGTCATTACAATCAGTGTTGTTGGTGACGTAGCCGCTGGGTTGAGTACAGGCAGTTTGGGTGATTGAGGGGTTGCCAAAACCATCGCCATCCATATCGCGATAAAAGGTAGTGATGAACTGACCTGTTGTGACAGGAACGAAAGCCACATAGTCGTTGGTTGCACTCCAGGCAGCTCTATTTCTACCCGGCACTGCGAGGGCAATGGTGCCGCTGGCATTTTCAATCCCCATGGTAGCGGGGTCAACCCCATTGATATTGGTAGAATGAATTTCAATTAAATTGGAAGTTTCATAAAGGATGATCTGGCTGGTGACGTTAGGGGAGCTACTCCCAGCAATGGGAATGCCCACATAATTGACGATTAACTTTCGGTTGGGTGCCGAGCCTGTGGTGAAGTAGTTGATGCTACCACCCGCAGAAGGATCTAAATCATCCCAGGCTAAAGCAATCAGATTATTGGGAGAAGACGTATTGGGAATACTCTGTCCGGAGCAGCAGCCAGAGGAAAAAGGTGAAAAGGTTATAAAGCCATTTGAACTAATCGCAAAATCGGTATAGCTGTTCCCAAAGAAGCTAAACGTAAAACCGATGGGTAAAGTACTGCTCACCGCATCATCGCCAAGCGTTACAGAGGTACCCGTTCCTGCCACCGGGCTAAAGGTGCCACTTTGATTGAGTGAATAAGGCAGATCAGCGTTTTGGTTATCGTCGCAATCTAGGGCATTGTCAGCCCAGCCTTCGCCGCAACTCGTACAGAATTGTTTGGTAACACCAGCAATTCCATAGCCGTCACCATCCATATCCTGATAGCAGGTGACAACAGTAGCCGTTGAGGTAGCTGTTTCAAAGGCACCGTAATCGTAGCAACCAATCGGCCTGTTGTTGTTGTTGTAATCTTTTTCGGCGGGTGCGCTGGTAAAATACTCGCCGCCAGGTCCATCTATTGCGGGCGAGTTGACTGCTAAGCGCAAATCCCCACCTGCAGCATTTACAAAAAGCGGATCCGTGTTGAGAACGGTTCCGACGCAGGTAAGGCCAAAGGTGCAACCACCTTTAGACAAGCTGTTTTCTAAACGGATAGCCGAAAAACTGGCTGTGCCCAGACAGTCACCAGTGGGGTCTCCCCAAAGAATACATTTAATAAAACTAGCCGTAGAGCCTCCACCTTGAAGCGCATTGGAATACCCCACTTTTTTAGATAGCGATGCGTTGTTGTTGTAAAAAGTGCAGTGTTCAAATACGGGAGTGGAGAATGGAGTACCACTGAAATCGCCATCCGCCATGCTCAACACTGCCCCGCCGTGGCGGGATGCAATATTGTTTTCAAACAAACAATTGGTGAAAGTAGGCGTACTGGAGCCACTCACCTTACTGGCTGCGCCTGCTCCCCCCCCTCCAGAGGCCTGGTTGTCGTAAAGCCTGCAGTTGTTTATGGTCGGTGCCGAAGTGATGCCACCTGTGGCATATACGAAAACACCACCACCGATGCCGCTTACAGCAGGATTGCTGAAATCATTGGCATCGCCGCCATTGGCGTTTCCTTTGGTAACGGCTACCCCATCCAAACGCATGGCCGCCGAAACGCCCTGTATATACACTACGTGGTACGCATTGTCAGCATCATCGCCGACGGTGCCCACATCGCCGCTCAGGATTGCGATATTGGTTCGCCAGTTTCGCTGGGAAAGCGAAGATTCTGTACCGTTAAAGCCCCCGTAAATGGCAATATCTTTGTTGATAAAAAAGGTTTTGAGCTGTCCATTGTCAGGGATGTTGCCTGCATTGTCCTTGGTGGGATAATAAGTGCCTGAAGCCAGCCAGATTTGATCTCCAGCCACAGCCACTTCAATGGCTTTTTGCAGGGTTTGATAAGCTTGTGCCCAGGAAGTACCTGTATTGCTGTCGTTGCCACCAGGCCTGACATAACGGGTAACCGCCAGTGCGGGACTAGCATCAATAATAGCAGAACCTGAATAAATTGAGAGTGGGGCCAATCCTCCAGTATTGGCCCCACTCATGGCTATACTTCGCGTAAAATCGCTGGTGCCTAGTAAGCTCAGATTTACGCACATAGTCTGACCAAATACCAGCACAGTACGATTGATACCAACCAGTAATAAACACAACAAAATAAATAGCTTTTTCATGTGATTTAGATGAGTTAAAGTGATGTCCCAAAATGGGTATGATGATTGATGATAGACGCTGAACTATCGTTAACAATTAGATAGCCGTTGCCGAAAACATCCATTTTGGGTTCAAGACCAGACCTTGAGAGGCTAATTTCAAGTGAAGGCATACTTAACATATCTGGGATTTGGGCTAATGAGCTAAAACTAGCTATGATGCTAACCCAAAATGTAAGTGTAAATAAGTTTTTCATTGGTAGAAAATTTTAAAATGAGTTTAACATGAATCGGTAGTAGAAAAAGGAGGCAGAAACATTTCGTCAAATGTCTCCCAAACCTCCTTCCCTTTCTACCATGAAAGATTATGAGTAGGGTAATCAAAAAAGTACAGTCGTTTTTTCATGTCCAAACGAGTGAAAGTGATGTACCAAAATTCGGGATTTGTGAAACACAGGTGTTATCCCAAAATTGACTTTCTTTAGCTCATTTTTGACAATAAAAAAAAGCCCCTCTGAGGGGCTTTCAATTTTTATTAACTCATTTTTGACTTTCTTTAGCTCATTTTTGACATTTTCACAAATCAAGGCAATTTTATCACCTTCAAAGTTGCTTTATTTGTCTCTGTCCTCACCTGCAAGAAGTACACTCCCGCAGGCAATTCACTCACCCCAAATTCCTCTTGGTGCGTATTGGTTTCGGGTACAAATTGACGACGCAACACCTCCCGACCTGAAGCATCGGTTAAAGCCGCTTGCACCACTTGTCCCTTGCTCTCTTGCACTTTTAAGCGCAGGATGTTGCTGACGGGGTTGGGGAGAACGGTGGCAAAGACGCCGTTATCAGTTATCTGTTTTCCGTTATCCGACCCTTGCCCTTTGCTTTTTGCCTCTTCGCTCTCCGCTACGCGTGCTGCACCCACACCTACC contains:
- a CDS encoding T9SS type A sorting domain-containing protein → MKKLFILLCLLLVGINRTVLVFGQTMCVNLSLLGTSDFTRSIAMSGANTGGLAPLSIYSGSAIIDASPALAVTRYVRPGGNDSNTGTSWAQAYQTLQKAIEVAVAGDQIWLASGTYYPTKDNAGNIPDNGQLKTFFINKDIAIYGGFNGTESSLSQRNWRTNIAILSGDVGTVGDDADNAYHVVYIQGVSAAMRLDGVAVTKGNANGGDANDFSNPAVSGIGGGVFVYATGGITSAPTINNCRLYDNQASGGGGAGAASKVSGSSTPTFTNCLFENNIASRHGGAVLSMADGDFSGTPFSTPVFEHCTFYNNNASLSKKVGYSNALQGGGSTASFIKCILWGDPTGDCLGTASFSAIRLENSLSKGGCTFGLTCVGTVLNTDPLFVNAAGGDLRLAVNSPAIDGPGGEYFTSAPAEKDYNNNNRPIGCYDYGAFETATSTATVVTCYQDMDGDGYGIAGVTKQFCTSCGEGWADNALDCDDNQNADLPYSLNQSGTFSPVAGTGTSVTLGDDAVSSTLPIGFTFSFFGNSYTDFAISSNGFITFSPFSSGCCSGQSIPNTSSPNNLIALAWDDLDPSAGGSINYFTTGSAPNRKLIVNYVGIPIAGSSSPNVTSQIILYETSNLIEIHSTNINGVDPATMGIENASGTIALAVPGRNRAAWSATNDYVAFVPVTTGQFITTFYRDMDGDGFGNPSITQTACTQPSGYVTNNTDCNDNNALEKPGQVWYKDTDNDNYAETGAATITQCLRPLGYKVSTELLATSGDCNDNNSAIRPGTTEICDGIDNNCNGSTDEGCNPDYTITTTGGGIIITDAVGNGETLNVSQNSTNIRFDVTGRTYSLNGGTTLSFPADVALAGASSITVNNAAGNDIINVGTFTANLPSLTINGGTGDDEVIFNGDITFAANANLDLDLQNDDLNPGVDAVRVALNANVKLTGTGTATVKVSKNVQIFTGGSLETVDGNLLVEANQQSTATSGTFYGVLISGTGSLLQSTGNGSVTVKGTGGNNPGGDQLGVFVTGGGQIHGNTVNVVGKGGASGGEFCSGVIISGTSSITSSGGNVSVTGTGGSGANSYGIDITGLGLISTATNGGNLSLIANSMNIQASLSTNSVSTLWLRPFTAGMQINLGSSTDPTSGPLSLSDAELDRMTTGTLIIGDATAGAISFSSGGVTRPASTNVQLISGGDINVSFGGFNTGGGTLLLDPGSSPAAIKPTFNGTDVTASTLTLGGDLNISINGTGSAYSQLKVVGGVNLSGSNLVLSGTPTLVGGETFVIVDNDGTDAISSTFSNFSQGATLSNFLNSGLNARISYTGGTNNNDVVITVDCVSPATPIVGTITQPTCALATGSVALSGLPSSGTWTLTRNPGSITSTGSGSATTVSGLASGTYTFTVTNDAGCVSLASGNVEINSQPSTPSAPVVGTITQPTCSTPTGSVVLSGLPSSGQWTLTRNPGSATSTGTGATTTVSGLASGTYTFTVTNDAGCVSLVSGNVEINSQPSTPSAPVVGTITQPTCTTPTGSVVLSGLPSSGTWTLTRNPGSVTSTGSGSATTVSGLASGIYTFTVTNDAGCTSLASGNVEINSQPSTPNAPVVGTITQPTCALATGSVALSGLPSSGQWTLTRNPGSVTSTGTGATTTVSGLASGIYTFTVTNDAGCVSLASGNVEINSQPSTPSAPVVGTITQPTCSTPTGSVVLSGLPSSGQWTLTRNPGSVTSAGSGSVTTVSGLSSGTYTFTVTNDAGCTSVASGNVEINSQPLTPSAPVAGTITQPTCALATGSVALSGLPSSGQWTLTRNPGSVTSTGSGSATTVSGLVLGTYTFTVTNDAGCVSLASGNVEINSQPLTPSAPVAGTITQPTCALATGSVALSGLPSSGQWTLTRNPGSVTSTGSGSATTVSGLSSGTYTFTVTNDAGCTSVASGNVEINSQPSTPSAPVTGTITQPTCALATGSVALSGLPSSGTWTLTRNPGSVTSTGTGATTTVSGLSSGIYTFTVTNDAGCVSLASGDVDIIAPPSNVSITTAASSPICAGATSFTIPYTGTTGSPISYSITGTGITSVTNGLLTSTPIVVNLSGPATGNLITYTLTVSNAGGCVSPNVTGSVAVVGPPTISLTTLQQTLNEGNSQVLCDTDANPVNGLQFTVSGSCVVGSPVWRVQVGNGAWSNWSATAPVSQPSNNQLHRYQAACDANCASTYSGVIELTINNRASVPQNVSLMVDGVTVAVGETKEVCSLVNMPLTFNANCSTGEVVLYSVDGGEYSAGVPVGLVDNQFHNYRVRCRKSDGTPSCVESESGVMRLKLVTIPSAPTVSLSSTASCDATASFSGQSTCGSLRTVWYNATTNVALPSLPATVPSQTTSYYARCQTENGCVSEKSNVVTFTLTPTQVAPVITASQEIVCTGTTVTVSANCPAGSQTFWNTGVTAPSFEVAFNNVTKQTYWAKCLFEGGCQSVESMKKDIYWNAFVVTLINIGESKSAVKPANDKSLWTSQFITRDGGPELEQSTQVNPTLYYVENANKMAPRYWTINVEACGLSTDGSLTFDMLATPEMGVIRSFNTHENNAPYFMYANREGWTELYAQNHPAYGFYQDNGAGGNSYDAGLPKGLYKLSIRYWDQKGWGSIYPSTRKPQGNVLAYQEYWFRIQSRDGVGVGAARAADSEVARGKEQGSDNGQPITDNGVFATVMPNPVSNILRLKVQESKGQVVQAALTDASGREVLRRQFVPETNTHQEEFGVNELADGLYFLRVSTPDKSTHLKVIKVH